The Streptomyces sp. JB150 genomic interval GTACGCGGTGCTGGTCGCCTACGAGGAGGGCGCGATCGAGCTGGACGAGCCGGCCGGGCCGCGGGGCTCGACGGTGCGTCATCTGCTGGCGCACACCTCGGGGCTGGCCTTCGACGAGCACCGTTCGACGGGGACGCCCGGCGAGCGGCGGCTGTACTCGAACGCCGGGTTCGAGGTGCTGGGCGATCATGTGGCGAAGGCCACGGACATCCCGTTCGCCGAGTATCTGCGGCAGGCGGTGCTGGAGCCGCTGGGGATGACGTCGACCTCGCTGGAGGGGTCCCCCGCGAAGGACGGGGTGTCGAGCGTGGCGGACCTGCTGCGGTTCGCCGCGGAGGTGCAGGCGCCGCGGCTGCTGGATCCGCGGACGGTGGCCGAGGCGATGAGCGTGCAGTACCCGGGGACCAAGGGGGTGCTGCCGGGGTACGGGCACCAGAACCCCAACGACTGGGGGCTCGGCTTCGAGATCCGGGACGGGAAGTCGCCGCACTGGACCGGGTCGTCGTCCTCGCCGCGGACGTTCGGTCACTTCGGGCAGTCCGGGACGTTCCTGTGGATCGACCCGGACGCGGGCGTGGCCTGCGTCGCCCTGGCCGAACGCGCCTTCGGGCCCTGGGCGGTCGAGGCGTGGCCGCCCTTTACGGACGCGGTGCTGGCCGAGGTGCGCGGCTGAGCCGGCGGGAGCGGTGACCGCGTGCGGGTTACGCGGTCATCTCCCAGAGCAGGACGTCCGTCGCCGTCCGCGCCCGCGCCTCCACGGCCTGCGTCCCGGTGATCCTCGCCGAGTCGCCGGGACCCAGTGTCCGCGTGTCCAGGCGCAGGTCGCCCCGGACGACGTGGAGGTAGCGGAGGGGCGCGTCCGGCAGGGCGGCCCGCTCGCCCGGTGTGAGCCTGAGCACATGGAGGGTGGCGCCGGCGGCGGGCACCGGGTACGGGGTGGTGAGCGCCCGGGTGACCGTGTAGGCGGGGGTGCCGCCGGGGGTCAGGGGGGTCAGCCACATCTGGAGGAAGGTGAGCGGGGTGTCGCCGTCGTTGCGTTCGACGTGGCGGACGCCGGCCGCGGCGCTCAGGTGCTGAACGTCTCCGGGGCGTACGACGCTCTCGCGGCCCGTGGAGTCGCGATGGGTCAGCTCCCCCTCGACGACCCAGGTGACGATCTCGGTGTGGCTGTGCGGGTGCTCGTCGAAGCCGGCGCCGGGGGCGAGCCGCTCCTCGTTGCAGGCGATCAGCGCGCCGAAGCGCAGGTTGTCGGGGTCGTAGTGCGAGCCGAAGGAGAAGGCGTGCCGGGATACGATCCCCGACTCCGGGTCCCCTCCGGCAGAGCGCTCGCCGGCGCGCCGTATGTCCATCACGCATCCCACCGTAGACGTCCATGACGACCCGGCGGCGCATGCTCCCGTTCCGATAAGGCAGTCTTGTCCCCGTGCCCGAACCCGAATCCAGCAGCCCCGTAGCCGCACGCCGCGCCCATCCGCACGACGCGACCCTGAAGCGGCTGGAGAAGTCCTCCGGATCCCTCGCCGCGCAGGCCATCGCGCGCATGGACGAGACCCTGCCGTGGTACCGGGCCATGCCACCGGAGAACCGTTCCTGGATCGGGCTGGTCGCGCAGGCGGGTATCGCGGCGTTCACGGAGTGGTTCCGGCGCCCGGACGCCCCGCAGGCGATCTCCACCGACGTCTTCGGGACCGCGCCGCGCGAGCTGACCCGGGCGATCACGCTGCGGCAGACCGTGGAGATGGTGCGCACCACCATCGAGGTCATGGAGTCGGCCATCGACGAGGTCGCGGCGCCCGGCGACGAGTCGGTGCTGCGCGAGGCGCTGCTGGTGTACGCGCGGGAGATCGCCTTCGCCACCGCGCAGGTCTACGCCCAGGCCGCCGAGGCACGCGGTGCCTGGGACGCCCGCCTGGAGTCGCTGGTGGTGAACGCGGTCCTGAGCGGGGAGGCCGACGAGGGGGCGGTCTC includes:
- a CDS encoding serine hydrolase domain-containing protein, which translates into the protein MSLNSLALIENWPVPAAAAGVVRADGTVLGIHGPVDRPFPLASVTKPLAAYAVLVAYEEGAIELDEPAGPRGSTVRHLLAHTSGLAFDEHRSTGTPGERRLYSNAGFEVLGDHVAKATDIPFAEYLRQAVLEPLGMTSTSLEGSPAKDGVSSVADLLRFAAEVQAPRLLDPRTVAEAMSVQYPGTKGVLPGYGHQNPNDWGLGFEIRDGKSPHWTGSSSSPRTFGHFGQSGTFLWIDPDAGVACVALAERAFGPWAVEAWPPFTDAVLAEVRG
- a CDS encoding pirin family protein; this encodes MDIRRAGERSAGGDPESGIVSRHAFSFGSHYDPDNLRFGALIACNEERLAPGAGFDEHPHSHTEIVTWVVEGELTHRDSTGRESVVRPGDVQHLSAAAGVRHVERNDGDTPLTFLQMWLTPLTPGGTPAYTVTRALTTPYPVPAAGATLHVLRLTPGERAALPDAPLRYLHVVRGDLRLDTRTLGPGDSARITGTQAVEARARTATDVLLWEMTA